Genomic DNA from Triplophysa rosa linkage group LG6, Trosa_1v2, whole genome shotgun sequence:
GTTCGTCTCTTCCTCTTGTGCGCTGGCTGGTGTTGGAATATCAGCGGAGGGCTCTTCATCCAGCAGTTGAGGGGTGATGGTGATCCCTTGCGCTTTCAGGTGGTCATAGGCTGTCTTCCCAGCCACTAGGAGGACCAGCCTGTCACCGCTTTGGCGGATGAGGTTCACAACCTCCTCATGTGTGCTCATTTCCACGTAAACTCCATTCACTTCCACAAGAATATCTTCATCTTCTAGTCCGGCTCTGTCTGCTGCTCCACCTTTCACCACCTGACAGAAAAAAACCCATTcgagaaatagctcattttattttttgagattTATAGGCCCAGTCATTAAATGGAAAACAGTggccaatacattttttttgtttaatttcactttTGTGTTTCAGAAAAGAAAGTTACTATTTTAACATCAAACACTGGACCTACAAACAGGTCTAGACAAGCTGctttactgtaaatgtcagcgTAGGGCTAGTAGCACTTCAAAGACATTATTTCTGAGAGCCCACCTCTTTGATGTACTGTCCATGCACTCCCTGGATGCCATTGAGATGGAAGCCATATCCTGCAGCAGTCTTCTCAAGTCGGCACAGTTTGGGTTTGTGGACCGTTTCTGCGGGAATGGGTGCAGGAACTGCTGGGACGGGTGCAGGAACCGCTGGGGCTGGAGTCAGGGCAGGTGTAGATTCAGGTTCAGACTCTGGATAGCTGGGCAGATTTGCTCTCATTTCCTCATAGTATAAGAGAGGAGAAGCACCACCCTATACAAGACAACATGATTTTAATAATCCCTTGAtagaaatttattttaatttgtttgaaTACAGTATGTGTCCCCAAAACTGGAATACAGGTTATACAAGGAAATACAGtagtatttaaaatgttttaggaTCAAGTGGTATAATGGTTCGAGTTTTCAtcttttaaaagaaatgttCTATAAGAGCAAAAATAACGAGAATCAGTGTTTCAAATCAAATAGTATGCAGTTCTTCAGTATAGAATCCAAGAGACTCACCAGTTTGTACATTTGTTCTGTTTCAGCATCCAGCACCAGGAGGCAGCACTTGTTTCCTTGTTGACGTATTTTCTCCACCACCTCCTCGTGTGTGCAGCTGTGTATTTCGTCTCCGTTCACAGCCACCAGTCGGTCAGAATCCTTGAGTCCTGCTCGCTCTGCTGGGCTTCCCTTATCAATTTCTCCAATGTAATGGCCTAAAGACAttcagagacacacacatatGAATACTAAGTACCAAAATATGTCTAAACTTTACAATTGTATCTAAACttgtctatatatttatatatataagtctttttctgttttggtGGTAGATAATTTTTTGATTGCTTATTACATCATTTATACATCTCTTGAGAATTTTTAATAGATATTTTATCTAAACATTATATTTCTATTACACAACGCATATCACAGCAAATGCCAGAGGAAATATTTTACGGTTCTTTTTTCAGAAAGTATAGTAttatttttgaacatttaataatttaagcgtaaagtaatttaaatgtaaatttctgATGATTATTGAAtatggaaaatattttttttcatttgttctgctgaacacaatgtaagatatttggaggaatgtttaTAACATAAACAGTTCTAGGGGAACCTAGCTGtacaggttcctgggcaccaccatctctcagaacctgaagtgggacaatcacattggctccattgctaaaaaagcccagcaaaggttgtacttcttacatcagctgaagaagttcaacctaccacaaactctattaaaacagttttactcagctgtcatagagtctgtcctctgcacatccatcactgtctggtttggctccgccacaaagtcagacagactgcagaggacggttcggactgctgaggagatcattggtgctcccctgcccaccctccaagaactgtatacatccagagcagtgttgtaatgtaacgaagtacaaatacttcgttactgtacttaagtagaattctcacatatctgtactttacttcgttatttatatttctgacaactttcacttttactccactacatttcctaaataaaatgtgtacttttactccgatACATTTCTCCTAACCATCTTCGTTACTCGTTACtacaaatgaaagaattttcagaagaaatttgaattggtgacgtaatgcctgtttgttgtcatgtcaacCGCCAAGCACGACGAAGAAGAAGTCCTGCTTGTCCGGGCATGTCACATTATTGATGCCATCATGGAAGCACCTGCTGCAGGCTCTGCTGCTAACGTTACCACTCCGGTAGCAGATGACGAGCATCTCGACTACAGTGACGAACTTGGTGAACTCCGTGGTGGTGACGAAGATAACGTTACACACCCGTGGCCGTATTTGCAAGAAATATTTTCGTACATTGGAGTGAAAAATTCTTCCTACCGGATTAAGTGTGGGTTTCCattactctggttttattcgcattttgaagtttcgcgtCAGAATGGAAATGCCAAATTtctaattaaaaacccttaattcgcaaaaaggtttttacgctcgcttgaggtggtttttcatttttgcgaaaaagggttaatgcgaataatgggagatggaaacgcatttgctgaataaattcctccaaaaagtcacgtaactgcactatgagactgcgtaacctgactaaccagagtaatgatcttgtgacacagcatcagaaatgttgtgatggtcattcttaaacgcctgagcaaagtcgtcaagtatttttgtaattgcctcttagaactgtcacgactgtgtttcccgaacagcaggcatccacaaaagcaccgcatttattgagtttcctaatcgtctgcttgcgcaagtatatcaaaactattatattcagtggcttctcttactgatatttagtgccagtttattaggttgactagttggatggaaacggcaaatgttttatgcgattttccaattttgcgcataagctaaattcgcaactttggatggaaacccggtatGCCTACCGAGAGTCActgaaatattggcattaaaaaactccccgtccaacctgaagaagcacatcgaggtaggttaaattaattttcattcaattcacgttatttaacatgaattagttatcataagcctgttcagatatctggctaacgtgatggccaggctaacgtgtgctagttaacttttctgattagccaatgtgcagatatttaacaacaccAATGATTTTCCCTCCGAATTAATTCAACACATAATACTGAAATGGTTAATAACGGTTTCTGGTATAGCCTAAGTGGCGGCCGAATATTTCCTAGGTAAATTAGTGTTACACCGGTGGAGGGATTTTTTTTGACCACATTAGGCTAATTAATGGCAGGTTACAGAGGAGCCTTCAGGATTACTCACATCTTCAAAAGCACCGTGCATTTTGTTGAACTTgagatttgctttgatttaattacctcaaaattctaaccgttcacttttttttaaatacctttacttttacttttacttttaatacttaagtacatgttatatcagacaattacttttgatacttaagtatactaaatgtcaggtactttaagacttttactcaagtaatattttaaagggtgactttaacttctaccaaagtcatttttttgtaagatacttgtacttttactcaagtattgctttcaagtactttatacaagactgatccagagtgaggaaaagggctcagaaaatcaccctggacctctcacatccaagccatcatctcttcacaatgctgccgtctggtcggcgctacagagcactgagcaccaaaacaaccagacacaaatacagcttcttccctcaggccatacctcttgaacagttacagtaaatgtttttacacaccgtgcaattaataactctgtgcaataataattaagtgcaatattaattatatcctccagataatacactatctatttttatacaactttttctgtaaattatatttcattcattctgctgtatatagcacatacctcgtactacaatagtctattcttattttttacttgtacatatttacatacatacatagctttactctctatatctttatcttatgtttattgtattgtatttcttaattttttatacccataggcccttatttaaatcattgtgtattctattgtgttatggtctctgtgtactgttgttgctgtttctgtgttctggatgctcctgtcaccaaaacaaattccttgtatgtgcaaacatacttggcaataaagctctttctgattctgattctgatttaaaCACACAGATAACCTTTGCACATCAACCTATAGCGTCATCAAAATTATGACAGTTAAGCATTATCCGTGGACTACGATAAACTTTGCATCATTAGTCACCACACTGCTAGCACTACAGCTTGAAGTCATCTTTCAATTGACAATttatttaatggaaactgtaactGGTATGTGATGTATTCTATCGGTTGGATTTTAAATCTTGTTGGAAGGAatttttaatggtttaatggaaaaagctattggTATATAATATATGGTATATTAATGGAAACCATGCATTTCTGTGCTGGTTTCTACTGagtttctatgtttttttttttagcagagGCGATAGCAAATCATACTGAAACACAAATAATATGGATGGAGCGATTGTGCACAAGGAttaagtaaattaaattaagtttGATCTCTATTTTAACCAAGAGCCCTGTGCAGCATTCACTCACCGGCACGATTAGGCTCTGCCTTCAACATAAATCCATAACCATCCGCTCTCTTGACCATGTCTGCAATGCGTGGCTTATGTGGGAGGTGCCTGACCGTTGCGTTATCCACCCCTTGCCGAATGCTTTTGTTTTTGAAGTATTTGTCAGCATCCTCATCCACCAGTAGAAGCATGACACAGTTCCCAATTTCTTTCAACTATCAAAGACAGAATGATGAGTTTATCCATTGCTATTCCATATTTGTGATGTACgttacatataaatattgttgataaaaaggaaaatgccatatgtgtttattaaatgtTGTTACTTACCTTTTGCACAATCTGATCATGAGTGGCACTTTCAAAATTTTCACCGTTTATCTCCACCACACGGTCGCCCCCCTTCACGCCAGCCTGATCAGCCACGCCTCCAGAAATCACTTCTGTCATGAATGTGCCTTCATCACCTGAGGGTCGAATaggttagattttttttaaataataataaagacatATAGACTCAATACTGGTCTTCGAAGAAGAGTTAATTCGGCTTGCCTTTGGTAGATCTTAGAGAGAAACCAAAGCCCCGACTGGATTTTTGCAGATAACATAATTTGGCTTTAGGGGCTGGTGCTGACACTCCATTCATAGTGGGTTGGTTTTGACCGGTCTGGGACTGAGGTTCGGCAAGGTTCACTCCATCGGTTTTGGCCTGCTTGTATGCATCTTCTCCAATAACATGGAACGTGACAGTCATTCCGCTTTTTCTCACCATATCTGCAACCTGGCACAAGAAAATGTATGAAAACCATCCAACATTTTGGATATTGGGACATCCCCAAATAATTAGACTTAAAACCATCCAAAACAAAATACTAGATCTGTTTGTTAAAGGGATCCttcacctaaaatgaaaattattttatcatttacttctgtatgactttcttttgcacaaaagacgatattttgaagaacattgctAACCAAATAAGATtggaacccattgacttccactgtatgtacataaaaccagacatttctcaaaatcctcttttgtgttccacagaagaaagattcaTTGGATGACAATGGGGTGAGTAACTGACAAAATTGATATTTtagggtaaactgtccctttaatacctGGTTGTGCTCCATATTGTCCACAAACGTTCCATTGACTCTGATTATACGGTCTCCATCCTTCATACCAGCCAGTTCAGCAGGGCCGCCCATCTCCAGGGATCGAATCAGGTGACCCTCCTCCCCTTGCTCCACCCGGAGGAAGAAGCCATAGCTTTGCCCCTCACGCTTGGTAAGAGTAACAATGCGTGATTTTGTCCATGCCATATTTCTACTGGGAAACATCCATAAATCAGTGGGAACTTCTTGCTGGGGTCATCTAACATGTGATAAGATAACATCCAATGTCATTAAAAGCATATTATATGCAGATAACCAGACGTCATTATACACCAGAAATGTAGCGAAAGCGATTGCCAACAGCAATGCAGCATATGCAATGCAGCACTTTATGTCTCACTATATGTGTTATGATGACAACATgtttaaagttaatttattataaaagaaGCAGTGGGTAACCCTTCCCTGTTGACATGATAAGGTAATCTTATGCTCTTAAATGCAGAAGATAACTGGGGTAATATGAGCTTCAAAGGCCACATAATCAAAACTGTGTGTTTGGGTGCAGCTGCAAAGTCACTAGAGGTGGGGTCAAAATTTACAACCTACACATTATATAATACTtgcaaaatgaaatgtatttctgaGTTAAAcagaataatacaaaacaattaTGGACTTTATTTACAAGTTAAGGTATGATATCTATTCCATTCATTACAGTGCAGAGGTTGAAAGAGGGCTTGGTGATGGTGCAGTTGTTTTCATGGAAAAgtaacttatttacattttgtcgAAACACTTTCTTTGGAGTTACATGTACCAGTGAATTAAAGACAAAACTAGGATGTTTTTAGGAAATTAAAAGGATCAATTATGATTTCATAAaagctcaaataaaaaaaaatgtgtgtcacATTATGATGTTGGCTTGTATTGGTTCAAAGTGCAGCTTTTATTGAGTAACACACATAACCAAGGAATTAACCCTATTGTACCagtgaaaaagtgaaaaaaaagaaaaaaaagaaagttctgtgatcatgtattcaccctcttgtcatttcaaaccttgtCGTTTAAAACCTGACATTCTTTCTTttccaaaacacaaaagatattttgaagagtgctggtaaccgaacgacggtggtacccattcacttgcattagttttgtgtctatacaatagaatcGAATACCAgtattcttctaaatatcttcttttgtgttctgccgaagaaagaaagtcaggtttgaaacgacaaggtttgaaatgacaaaagggtgagtaaaggatgacagaactatccctttaatgtatgtatgagggtttaaatacagtacactACATATAATGGAATAATAAGGGACGGGTGGACAGAGTTAGGAAAGAGAAAAATACCCAAAAAGGACCAAACTAAAAAGTAGAATTTTCAAAATAAGACTGCGCTAAGACTGACATGTAACAGAGAGCGAGAACTTGGGACAGTTGTTAATTGTTAACAAAGCAGCTGAATGTGATTATGTCAAAGTGCATTTCACTTTAAATTGTTTATACCTTGTCTCCTCTCCATTCTTATGAATGTGAACCATGAAACGGCGGTGAAGGTTCACACAGACCTGAAGCATGCGTTTAAGACTTTAAATATGTTGCCCAAAGCTCTGATTAATGTTTAACTGGGGTGAAAAGCACAAACATCCAGCAACTTAATCGAGCACCAGTGATGCCATGTTAATTACATAAGACCTCACACATCAGCTGAGAGCTCAAGCACACCTCTCACACTTGAATGGTCCATCGACTGCTCTATGAACCGCCAATGCTATATTATTAGACTGAGGCTAAAACAACCCTTTTGCAATTGAATAATTAATGCCTCTTGGTCATTACTTCTCTTTTTTGTAAGCCATATGAAAACGTTTTACTTTTACTTCGCTCAAGCTGTCAGACTGTTAggtgttgtgttttaaatatctGTATGTCATTGCAAGTACATCTAGAACATCAGAGTCAAGTTCCCATGGCCCGGTCCAAATTCCAATGCCCAATAAgatcattctattctattctattctattctattctattctattctattctataatgTCATTAAAtgtcttaataataaatatttttcaaaccACTGGTAAACTAACAACTGTCTAAAATGATTCACAACAATAGAaggaaaaaaaaggaaaaaagtggATGCCACTCACCGGTTACAGTGCCTTCGGTGTCCCAGACGAAAGGGGTTGACTGCTTGCCTCCGCTCAGGTGTTAT
This window encodes:
- the pdzk1 gene encoding Na(+)/H(+) exchange regulatory cofactor NHE-RF3 — encoded protein: MAWTKSRIVTLTKREGQSYGFFLRVEQGEEGHLIRSLEMGGPAELAGMKDGDRIIRVNGTFVDNMEHNQVADMVRKSGMTVTFHVIGEDAYKQAKTDGVNLAEPQSQTGQNQPTMNGVSAPAPKAKLCYLQKSSRGFGFSLRSTKGDEGTFMTEVISGGVADQAGVKGGDRVVEINGENFESATHDQIVQKLKEIGNCVMLLLVDEDADKYFKNKSIRQGVDNATVRHLPHKPRIADMVKRADGYGFMLKAEPNRAGHYIGEIDKGSPAERAGLKDSDRLVAVNGDEIHSCTHEEVVEKIRQQGNKCCLLVLDAETEQMYKLGGASPLLYYEEMRANLPSYPESEPESTPALTPAPAVPAPVPAVPAPIPAETVHKPKLCRLEKTAAGYGFHLNGIQGVHGQYIKEVVKGGAADRAGLEDEDILVEVNGVYVEMSTHEEVVNLIRQSGDRLVLLVAGKTAYDHLKAQGITITPQLLDEEPSADIPTPASAQEEETNEQHQDKESDKETEKTATPPRSRTSSSSSSSSSDSEDQRL